The Rubrobacter tropicus nucleotide sequence GTCCAGTACATGGCCCCGGAACAGGTAAGGGGGGACCACGTGGACGCCTCCACGGACGTCTGGGGCATCGGCGCCGTGCTCTTCGAGGCGGCCACCGCCGAGCCGCCCTTCAACGCGGAGTACGAGGACGAGACCGCCTCCGAGTACACCACGGGCTCTTCAACCGGCACCTGGACGGACGCCAAGATCGAAGACTACGACCAGATCTCACGCCGCGCCGACCCCGTCCGCGCCCACCGCCGCGTCCCGGCGATCTTCAACACCCTCATAGCCCGCTGCCTCGACCCCGACCCCGCCAAACGCCCGTCCCTCCCCGAACTCACGAACGGCCTCCGCTCCCTCGTTTAGGGCTGTCAGCTATCAGCGCGCTTCGGCCTTACGGCCTGCGCTATCAGCCGTCAGCCTTTTGTCTTTGGCCGAAAGCTGATGGCTGACCGCTGACAGCTTTGGGCCGTTCGGCCCCGTGGCAGCGATTAGAACAAACTCACCTTCCTCTAACCCCTGGCTAACCTCTCCGGGCGAAGATCAAGACACAGATCCCGAACTTCAAAGGGGAGCCGCGAAGATGGAGAAGACAGGAAAGCTCTGGATATTGGCAGTAATGACCGTAGTCGGTATGAGCCTGTCGGCCTGCGGCCAGACGACCGCGGGCTCGCCGGGCGACGCCCAGCAAGGCGACCCGCCTTCCGGCTCGCAGAGCCGGGACGACGGCAACGACGACGCGAACGACGAACAGGACGACCGCGCTGGTGCCGACGATCGCGCGGGCGATTCGGACGACGACAACGGTGACCGGGACGACAACGACGGTCAAGATGATGGTAGTCGAGACGACGACGGGGATGACGGCCGGGATCTTGACGACGACAACGGCCCGGACGACCGCGACGATGACAGAGAAGACGGCAACGACGACGATGGTCGGGACGACGATTCAGACGACCTCAACGAAAGCGACGCGGACGACGGCAACGACGATATAGATGACCGGGACGACCGCGATGACGCGGACGACCGGGACGACGGTCAGGACGATGACGACGCGGCATCCGCGACGGCATCAGCCACGGCGTCCGCGGCCTCTGATGACGACGCGGACGACGGCTTCGACGATTAGTTTCGTGAGGAGACCGCCCCTCCGCGGAGAGCTCGGTCTCCCCGCGGAAGGGCGATCGACTCTTGGACGCTCCGCAACGCGCTGCCAGGCCCGGCCTGGCAGGGTAAGAAGCTGACAGGCTGAAAGCGAGGCCCGCGAAGCGGGCCGAAGCGTGCTGAGAGGCGCGAAGCGCCGGGCTGACAAGCGCGACCGAAGGGAGCAGCGTGCTGACTCAGTACCGGCTCGTGAACCACCTCTGCCACTTCCACCAGGGCAGGCGGACCGTCACCTTGCCGGCGGGCCAGGGCATGGAGACGGCGGGGCGGCCCTCCCTCCTGGCGTCTCGGTACTCTTCTTCGGTCGCGACCCAGACCACGACGCCGCCCCGTTCGTAGGAGAGGGGGACGGAGACGGCCCTGAAGCCGTGCAGGGTCTCGCCATTCTCGGCGAGTAGCTCTACGGGCTGGCCCGGGTCCGGCACGAGGGGAGGTCTGCTCTTTCCAAACGTCATCTGCACCGGCCGCGTTCGAGGGCTTGCAAGTCCCCAGAATTCTACCCGCGCGGGGCCTCCGTGAAGCGTCGGGCGGGGGACGTCTCCCGCGCGCGGAGGGTCAGGGTCGTGATCTCGGGCCTGCACCCGAACCGCAGCCGCGCGTTGACGGTCCCGAGCCCCCTGTTGGTGTAAAGGAGCATATCCCCTACCCGGTGCAGCCCGCGGGTGTAGCGCTGCGAGAACGGCGGCAGGACCGCCCGCCCCAACAACGGAACGCGCGCCTGGCCGCCGTGCGAGTGCCCCGAGAGCTGCAGGTCGAAGCGCCCGGTCGCGGCGGCAACGTCGGCGAAGTCCGGCTCGTGGGCGAGCAGGACCGCGGCGCCTCCCTCCGGTATCTCTTGCAAGACCAGGTCGAGGCGGCTGCGGCCCTCCATCACGTCGTCCATACCCGCGACGTGAAGCTCCGCGTCGCCGCGCTTTAGCGTTACCACCTCGTTGAGTAACACCGTAAGGCCCGCCCGGCGGACGCAGGTCAGGATCAGGTCAACGTCCGTCAGGTAGTCGTGGTTGCCCAGGATGGCGATCACGCCGTCCGGCGCCGAGAGCCGCCGCAAGGCCCCGACGAGCATCTCCCCGTCGAGGCGCTTGGCCGAGTAGCTGGCGAAGTCCCCGGTGACGACGATGAGGTCGGGGCGCTCCGCGTTGACCATCTCGGCCACGCGTTTGAGGCGTGCCGGCCTCGACCAATCGTCCAGGTGGATGTCCCCGATCTGGACTACCCGGTACCCGTCGAAGGCCCCCGCCAGCCGGGGCAACGTCAGCCCAAGGCGCACCACCTCGATCAGGCGCGGCTCCACCTCCCGCGCGTACAGGAGACCGCCCGCTCCCAAAAGGGCCGAAGCGCCGACGAGCCGCCTGACGCGAAACGGCACTTACAGTCCTTCCAGCGCCTCCCGGACGGGCGTCTCCCCGGACAGGATCTCGAACGTCTTGCCGACGGTGTTGGGGGATTCGAGAGCCACGGCGAAGGCGGCGGCGACGTCTTCGCGGGGGATCTCACCGTACCGCCCGAGGGACTCCGCCGCGTCGATCCGGCCCGCCCCCTCCCCGTCCGTGAGCCTGCCGGGACGGATGATCGTCCATTCGAGACCGCTCTCGCGCAGCTTTTCGTCGGCCCGCCCCTTGGCCCGCAGGTAGGGCCGCATCGCCTCGTCGCGCCCCTCGGGGTCATCGGCCCCCATCGAGGAGAGCATCAGGTAACGCCCCACGCCCTTCTTCTCGGCCGCCTCCACGAGCTTCGCGGCCCCGCCGTAATCCATGGTCTCCTTGCGGGCGGCCCCGCTCCCCGCCCCGGCCCCGGCGGCGAAGACGACGGCGTCGCACCCGGCGACCGCCTCGCCCACGGCCCCGTCGACCTCTTCCGCCTCCAGGTCGACCAGCACGGCCTCGGCACCGTCGGCCTCCACGTCGGGCAACTGCCCCTCTTTCCGAACGAGGCCACGGACCTCGTGCCCGTTTTTGACCAGCGCCCGAACCAGCCGCCGCGCCGTGTTGCCGTGCGCCCCCGCCACGAGTACCTTCAAGGTCGACCTCCCGTTCTCGGCCATTGGCTTGCCCTGGAAACAAGTGTACCCACGAAGCTCGCGAGGAGTCGGGGTGTGTTCAGGGAGTACGCGTCAGGGAGACGTTGAAAGCGGCCCCTGGGGGCATCGGAGCCCGGTCCTCGTTGAAGACCTCCCACCTGTCGCGGTCGTCGTCGTACCGGACGCCGACGGGATGGTCGTTGTAAGTGTTGCCGACCCCGCCGGGATTCCAGTTCTGCGTCACGGCAAGCTCGACTCCGGGCTTCTCGTTCGTGAGGGGGTCATCCAGGAAGGTGCCGTTTTCCACGATGTTGCCTGGCTTCGCCCGGTGGACGATCCCGTTCTTCCCCTCCGACACGACCACCCTAAAAGCCGTGCCCTCGGGCATCGGAGAGCGGTCCTGGTTGAAGACGGCCCACCTGCCGCGAGAGCCGTCGTACCACACCCCGATCTCACGTTCGTAGTCCGAAGGCCCCTCGGCGATCACGAAGGCGCCGGGCTTACCGGTGGTCATCGGGTGGTCGAAGTAGGTGCTGTTGGCAACGGTGTTGCCCGCCGTGGCCCTGTGGAGAAACGCTGCCTCTTTGTTCGGATCGGACTCTTTGGCCCGGATCTCTGTTGGCTCCGCGGATCTCGGAGCGGTGTTTTCGGGTTCCGCGATGGTGGTGGCGCGCGGCACGTCGAGGCCGCCTTCGGCGGTCTTGATGTTACCGTAGAACCGAAACGCCAGGAACACGTCGACGGCCAGTATGGCGATCACCAGTACCAGCGCCGCCCTCTTCGCGTAAGCACCCACCAACAGTCTTCCCCCGACCTCACCGACGCCCGGAAGGAGTCTCTACCCCGTTAGGTGGACCATGATACTCCAACAAGCGGGGCCGGTCCACGGACGTCCCAGGCGGCGGCCCGGGGTGAAGCGGAAGCGGCAAGCGAGGGCGGGTTTCCGGGCACCCGCCAGAGCCAGAGGCCTACTACCCCTCTGCGCCACCTTTCTCAGGCTGCCGGTGGATTGGCTCTATAAGCGCTGGTCCCCCGAGTGGCGGGGCTTGTGGATCATCGTCCTAAAGTCCAGCGGCGATCACGCCTGGCCCTGGAGCAACGCTGGCGAAGATGCCGAAGATTTCTTCCGTCAAGAGTATCCATCGCTTCACAACCACATGAAGCCGCTAGAAACAAAGCTACGGAAGCGTCAAGACAAAGGCCGTTTCTGGTGGGAATTGCGTTCTTGCGCCTACTACGATTCATTTGAGAAGCCAAAGATCATGTACCAGGAAATCCAATTCCACTCCCAATATGGCTTCGACACAAGCGGCTTGCTCACAAACAACAAGGGCTTCTTCCTAGCCTCGTCAGACCCGTGGCTCATAACCGTACTCAATTCGCCGCTCATGTGGTGGCATAACTGGCGCCATCTTCCTCACATGAAAGACGAAGCGTTGAGCCCAGTCGGCGTGCTCATGGAGAAACTACCCATCGCCACGCCCACGGACGAGACGCGGGAGGAGGCGGAGGGGTCCGTGCGGCGTCTGATCTCGCTGACCGCCACCGAGCGCGAGGCGCGGCGGGACACGCTCGACTGGCTGCGGGTCGAGTTCGGCGTCCAGAAGCCGGGCCAGAAGCTCGAAGCCTTCGCCGCCCTCGACGCCGACGCCTTCGTGGAAGAAGTCCGAAAGCGCCGCCCGAAGGGGGAAGCGCGTCTCACCCCCGGCTCCCTGCGCGCCCTCCGTGCCGGCTACGGAGAAGGCGCGGCCCCGATCCGGGACGCCCGCGCCGGGGCCGCCGCCCTGGAGCGACGCCTCTCCGACCTTGTGAACAAAGCCTACGGCCTCACGGACGAAGAGATCAACCTCCTCTGGGATACGGCACCGCCCCGGATGCCGCGTTTCTGAGGCGCCGGATCTCCGGTTCGGGGCCCGGCGTTAGCGCGTGGGGCATCCCCCAAAAGGGCCATCTTTCCGGCTTTTGCAGGATATACGCATTTTGCATGATGTGGCTGGCAGCCCGTGATTCAACAATACGCCGGCAAACCGAGCCCGGGCCGATAGGCGGTCCGGCAGAGAGGAGAAGTAGATGAAGAAGCTAATTGCCACCGGCGCGGTCGCGGCACTGTTGCTGGCGACGGCCTCGCCGGCTTTCGCCCAGGATGCGATAGCCGTAGACGATGGCGTCGCCTCGGGCGGCGACGTGCATTTCTTCGACGCCTCGCAGTCCCAGACCCTGTCCGTGACGCAGCAGAACACGGGCGACGCCATCGCCGCGGCCGACGACGACAGCGTGGCCGTTGCCTGGATAGACCAGAGCCTGATGGTAGACCAGACCCAGGTCAACGGCGGCTTCCACCACCACTTCGGCGGGTTTTTCTTCGTTAACTGATGCGTCGCGAGGGGCGAATAGCCTTCCGGACCGGCCGGGACCCTTAGGGGTTCCGGCCTTCGCTTTTGGCCCGGGTGTATCGGATCGGGTTCCGGCTTCGTCCAAAAGGGCAAGAAAAGGACAGCAACGGAGAGGAGCCGGCATGCCGGGCAAGAGCAGCAGGGAAGACAGGAACGAGGGGTCGATGGACAGGGCCAAGGGCCGGATGAAGGAGGCGGGCGGAGCCCTCACCGGCGACAAGGACAAGAAGGCCGAGGGCCGCTCCGACCAGAGGAAAGGCAAGGCCAAAGACAAGAAGGCCGCCGCCAAAGACCTTCTCAAGTAAACGTCACCACCGGATGTTTCCGGGCCGGCCCCGCCGGGTAGGCCCGGAGACAGGCACCGCACACCGATTCTTGGGAGGAAACACATGGACCTGCCGAACCTCGGCAACCTCGACCTCGGCCAGCTGCAGCAGTACCTGCAGGGGGTGAACTTCCCGGCCCAGAAAGAAGAGGTGGCCTCCAACGCCGAGAGCAACGGCGCGCCGCAGAACATAGTGGACGCCATCCGCAACGCGGCCCAGGACAAGTTCAACAGCC carries:
- a CDS encoding DUF7452 domain-containing protein; protein product: MGAYAKRAALVLVIAILAVDVFLAFRFYGNIKTAEGGLDVPRATTIAEPENTAPRSAEPTEIRAKESDPNKEAAFLHRATAGNTVANSTYFDHPMTTGKPGAFVIAEGPSDYEREIGVWYDGSRGRWAVFNQDRSPMPEGTAFRVVVSEGKNGIVHRAKPGNIVENGTFLDDPLTNEKPGVELAVTQNWNPGGVGNTYNDHPVGVRYDDDRDRWEVFNEDRAPMPPGAAFNVSLTRTP
- a CDS encoding CsbD family protein; amino-acid sequence: MPGKSSREDRNEGSMDRAKGRMKEAGGALTGDKDKKAEGRSDQRKGKAKDKKAAAKDLLK
- a CDS encoding DUF2795 domain-containing protein, giving the protein MDLPNLGNLDLGQLQQYLQGVNFPAQKEEVASNAESNGAPQNIVDAIRNAAQDKFNSQDEVLQAVKG
- a CDS encoding SDR family oxidoreductase, translating into MKVLVAGAHGNTARRLVRALVKNGHEVRGLVRKEGQLPDVEADGAEAVLVDLEAEEVDGAVGEAVAGCDAVVFAAGAGAGSGAARKETMDYGGAAKLVEAAEKKGVGRYLMLSSMGADDPEGRDEAMRPYLRAKGRADEKLRESGLEWTIIRPGRLTDGEGAGRIDAAESLGRYGEIPREDVAAAFAVALESPNTVGKTFEILSGETPVREALEGL
- a CDS encoding metallophosphoesterase; amino-acid sequence: MPFRVRRLVGASALLGAGGLLYAREVEPRLIEVVRLGLTLPRLAGAFDGYRVVQIGDIHLDDWSRPARLKRVAEMVNAERPDLIVVTGDFASYSAKRLDGEMLVGALRRLSAPDGVIAILGNHDYLTDVDLILTCVRRAGLTVLLNEVVTLKRGDAELHVAGMDDVMEGRSRLDLVLQEIPEGGAAVLLAHEPDFADVAAATGRFDLQLSGHSHGGQARVPLLGRAVLPPFSQRYTRGLHRVGDMLLYTNRGLGTVNARLRFGCRPEITTLTLRARETSPARRFTEAPRG